Proteins encoded within one genomic window of Hermetia illucens chromosome 2, iHerIll2.2.curated.20191125, whole genome shotgun sequence:
- the LOC119647864 gene encoding uncharacterized protein LOC119647864, with product MPEWPCEGRFKISVRYANTRLGINYESRNVARPLRSAGVFAAPHITYATRPKATLHSRLLSWLRGLRNENNAKPVSVSWLRYVWLLYLLRGSRSGGRPAEVADTQMRCNVESELLSTDTSQLCLVFVFIILNHRGWNICGGCVCTDTRRPIRTASRRAGTRIFKALEEKVRTAVATKQVCESLHWNYANCW from the exons ATGCCGGAGTggccgtgtgaaggtcgtttcaaaatttcaGTTCGATATGCCAATACGCGGCTCGGCATAAATTATGAGTCGCGCAATGTTGCGCGGCCGCTCCGCAGCGCTGGGGTTTTTGCAGCTCCACATATTACGTATGCGACGAGGCCCAAAGCAACATTACATTCGCGACTGCTCTCTTGGCTCCGCGGCTTACGTAATGAAAACAACGCGAAACCGGTCTCGGTCTCTTGGCTTCGTTATGTGTGGCTGTTGTACCTGTTGCGAGGTTCGCGGTCCGGCGGGCGCCCGGCGGAGGTGGCGGATACACAGATGCGGTGCAATGTGGAATCGGAGCTGCTCAGCACAGATACTTCCCAGCTTTGCTTGGTGtttgtttttataattttgaaCCATCGCGGATGGAATATCTGCGGCGGCTGTGTGTGCACGGACACAAGACGGCCAATCCGAACG GCCTCACGGCGCGCCGGAACCcgaatttttaaggctttggaAGAGAAGGTACGAACTGCGGTAGCGACGAAGCAAGTCTGTGAAAGCCTCCATTGGAATTATGCAAACTGCTGGTGA